Below is a genomic region from bacterium.
GATACTCACGGTGGCGGTCAGGATTTAGTCTTCCCACATCATGAAAATGAAATCGCCCAATCTGAAAGTTATACCGGTAAAAATTTCGCTAATTTCTGGATTCATAACGGGATGGTTACCTTAAATGAAGAAAAAATGTCTAAATCCCTGGGCAATGAATTTTTGATAAAAAATGTTTTAGAGAATTACCCGGCTGATGTGATTCGATTATTCTTCCTTAACACATATTACAAAAGTCCGATTGAATTTTCAGTTGAAAACTTAGAACAGGCAAAGGCAGGGATTCAACGATTCTACAATACATTAAGAAATGTAACTGACTTTCTTAAGATTGAATCAACAACATCAATTGATACCCAGCTCTATCAATTATTACCAGGGGAACAACAAACAGTTATTAAATTTGACCCGAGCCGGCTGGAGGAAAAAGACCGGGAATTTTATGAGGCAATTAAACAAACTGAGGAAAGATTCATTCAAGCAATGGATGACGATTTTAACACACCCATTGCCTTAGCCTCTTTATATGATTTAGTTACCGCCATCAATAAATTTATCTCTCAAATGGATACTTTATATGAATGCTCGCGATTTTCAGCCCGGGCATTACTTAAATTAGCTCAAGAAACCGTCTATAAATTGGGCGATATATTTGGATTATTTAAGGAAATATCTACAAAACCAAAGGATGAATTAGTGCC
It encodes:
- the cysS gene encoding cysteine--tRNA ligase, producing MSLKIYNTLTRKKEEFVPIEEGKVKMYVCGLTPYSDCHMGHTRCYITFDIIRKYLEYKGYEVIFIQNFTDIDDKIIERAKQRNTSSEELAKKYIDEYFKCMDKLGIKRATYYPRVTEHIQEIIDFIKVLIEKGSAYQADSDVFFEVSKFKEYGKLSGRSLDEMIHGTRFEIDTRKKSPQDFALWKSAKEGEPAWDSPFGKGRPGWHIECSAMSIKYLGETFDTHGGGQDLVFPHHENEIAQSESYTGKNFANFWIHNGMVTLNEEKMSKSLGNEFLIKNVLENYPADVIRLFFLNTYYKSPIEFSVENLEQAKAGIQRFYNTLRNVTDFLKIESTTSIDTQLYQLLPGEQQTVIKFDPSRLEEKDREFYEAIKQTEERFIQAMDDDFNTPIALASLYDLVTAINKFISQMDTLYECSRFSARALLKLAQETVYKLGDIFGLFKEISTKPKDELVP